One segment of Cydia splendana chromosome 22, ilCydSple1.2, whole genome shotgun sequence DNA contains the following:
- the LOC134801475 gene encoding facilitated trehalose transporter Tret1-like, with amino-acid sequence MKQFIKQAFVVSGAALNIAGHGCAHGYPAVLFAQLSDTRHPLHLTAHDMSWIASAVGAMGIVGNFISPVLMSRFGRQKANLISIVPALLGWIVFVLANSVPMFLIARLLHGLALGLRTPLAAILVAEYTDPKYRGAFLGTFAISLGLGIFLSHLWGAHLTWKVTAMVCAVFPVIALGIISLSPESPSWLVSKGKYDEAKKAFRWLRGSGVEQQAELEAMIEAQKRETRVSEEKRVEKRFLKRFVDSLKDVLKIFRKVEFYKPSIIAISMLIVFEFGGAHMVPAYGNEILKAVLDKEDASEVVWQFTVIDLLRTVCAFFAIFLLKIFKRRTILFTSGLMTVLSLTLISVFVYLRKADVFSNSLFLDAAPMTLMVLYTLSFCLGLVPLTWVICGEVFPLAYRSLGSTLSTSFLTPSFVVSMKTAPHLYSSIGVQGAFLVYSALLSVCLIIIYALLPETKDRTLQDIEDSFKGKREKDVESEMSLMLGKDMLK; translated from the exons ATGAAACAATTTATAAAACAG GCGTTTGTAGTAAGTGGAGCAGCGCTGAACATCGCCGGTCATGGCTGTGCACACGGTTACCCAGCTGTGCTGTTCGCACAACTCAGCGACACGCGGCATCCACTGCACCTTACAGCACACGACATGTCATGGATAG CCTCAGCGGTAGGCGCCATGGGTATCGTCGGCAACTTCATATCACCCGTGTTGATGTCGCGTTTCGGCCGACAGAAGGCGAACCTGATCTCCATCGTACCTGCTTTACTCGGCTGGATAGTCTTCGTCCTAGCCAACAGTGTTCCCATGTTCCTCATAGCTAGGCTCCTACATGGTCTAGCTTTAGGCCTAAGGACTCCTCTAGCAGCTATCTTAGTAGCAGAATACACGGACCCGAAATACAGAGGCGCTTTCTTAGGAACGTTCGCTATATCTTTAGGTCTAGGGATATTTTTATCCCATCTTTGGGGAGCTCATTTGACATGGAAGGTGACTGCTATGGTATGTGCTGTTTTCCCAGTGATAGCTTTAGGAATTATCAGTTTGTCACCAGAATCACCAAGCTGGTTGGTGTCGAAGGGAAAATATGATGAGGCGAAGAAAGCATTTAGATGGTTAAGAGGCAGTGGCGTGGAGCAACAAGCAGAATTGGAAGCCATGATAGAGGCACAGAAAAGAGAAACGCGAGTTTCAGAAGAGAAACGCGTGGAGAAACGGTTTTTGAAGAGATTCGTCGACTCTTTAAAAGATGTGTTGAAGATCTTCAGGAAAGTGGAGTTTTATAAGCCTTCAATAATAGCTATAAGCATGTTGATAGTATTTGAGTTTGGAGGAGCTCATATGGTCCCAGCATATGGAAATGAGATCTTGAAAGCAGTTTTAGATAAGGAAGACGCTAGCGAGGTAGTCTGGCAATTCACTgttatcgatttacttagaacAGTGTGtgcattttttgctatattCCTTTTGAAAATCTTTAAACGAAGAACAATTCTGTTCACCAGCGGGCTTATGACTGTGTTATCTTTAACTTTAATCTCAGTATTTGTATACTTAAGAAAAGCTGATGTCTTCTCAAATTCTTTGTTTTTAGACGCAGCTCCAATGACATTAATGGTTCTTTATACATTATCATTTTGTTTAGGTTTAGTTCCATTAACTTGGGTTATATGTGGTGAAGTATTTCCATTGGCTTATAGAAGTTTAGGGTCTACTTTATCTACGTCATTCTTGACTCCATCTTTCGTGGTGTCTATGAAGACAGCTCCTCATCTATATTCCTCGATTGGAGTTCAAGGAGCTTTCTTAGTATATTCAGCTCTATTATCAGTGTGCCTTATTATAATTTATGCCTTATTGCCAGAGACGAAAGATCGAACTTTGCAAGACATTGAAGATAGCTTTAAAGGCAAACGGGAAAAGGATGTAGAGTCTGAAATGAGTCTTATGCTGGGCAAAGATATGCTCAAGTGA